From Myxococcales bacterium, the proteins below share one genomic window:
- a CDS encoding fatty acid desaturase — protein sequence MLRYRADVRTLVFVGFYYAFFAFAYATWDKVGLVARVPMVLLLMTVSWICAVITHNSIHCPVFKSRWANKAFQVALTCSYGFPVSEYVTGHNLSHHKYTQERKDVMRTTKVRYGWNLLSFLLFFPAVGISVTRSNYKYSSVMKAKLPKWHRQLMLEMIVCWGVKAVFFALDWKKALLLVLVPHLWAVWGITTVNYLQHDGCDKDHPVNHSRNFMGRIFNWFTFNNGFHGIHHEVPGLHWSLLREAHMERLHPTIHPALEQKSLLVYLFKAFVFPGKRVMYDGSPLVLPEDGPDESWIPERIPGAELGAEGVIEGDGAEMLEPKPAGA from the coding sequence ATGCTCCGTTACCGCGCAGACGTTCGCACCCTCGTGTTCGTGGGCTTCTACTATGCGTTCTTCGCGTTCGCCTACGCGACGTGGGACAAGGTCGGCCTCGTAGCGCGCGTGCCCATGGTGCTCCTGCTCATGACGGTCTCGTGGATCTGCGCGGTCATCACGCACAACTCGATCCACTGCCCGGTGTTCAAGTCGCGCTGGGCGAACAAGGCCTTCCAGGTGGCGCTCACCTGCTCGTACGGCTTCCCGGTGAGCGAGTACGTGACGGGCCACAACCTCTCGCACCACAAGTACACGCAGGAGCGCAAAGACGTGATGCGCACGACCAAGGTGCGTTACGGCTGGAACCTGCTCTCGTTCCTGCTCTTTTTCCCCGCCGTGGGCATCAGCGTGACGCGCTCGAACTACAAGTACTCGTCCGTCATGAAGGCGAAGCTCCCCAAGTGGCATCGCCAGCTCATGCTCGAGATGATCGTGTGCTGGGGCGTGAAGGCCGTCTTCTTCGCGCTCGACTGGAAGAAGGCGCTCCTCCTCGTGCTCGTGCCGCACCTCTGGGCCGTGTGGGGGATCACGACGGTGAACTACCTCCAGCACGACGGCTGCGACAAGGACCACCCGGTGAACCACTCGCGCAACTTCATGGGGCGCATCTTCAACTGGTTCACCTTCAACAACGGCTTCCACGGCATCCACCACGAGGTGCCGGGGCTCCACTGGAGCCTCCTCCGCGAGGCGCACATGGAGCGCCTCCACCCGACCATCCACCCCGCGCTCGAGCAGAAGTCGCTCCTCGTCTACCTCTTCAAGGCCTTCGTGTTCCCGGGCAAGCGCGTCATGTACGACGGCTCGCCGCTCGTGCTCCCGGAGGACGGGCCCGACGAGAGCTGGATCCCGGAGCGCATCCCTGGGGCCGAGCTCGGCGCCGAAGGGGTCATCGAGGGCGACGGCGCCGAGATGCTCGAGCCGAAGCCCGCCGGCGCCTGA
- a CDS encoding protein kinase: MSPRQTPPPLPAHAPVLGNVPFQRGEILRSGGGEYIVRGMLGRGGMAQVLDVEDRVLGKRFALKVLDAHLARDPASVERFEREARALAKLDHPNLVAVVRLDHTVGPAPRPFFLMERLRGGTLREHIDRGPMPIDRVLELGDGLFRALDYVHRRQLLHRDVKPSNVFVHRDTYGEERAKLLDFGVMKLMLEKDAQTGFFGTAHYAAPEQLEAGGQLGPATDVYSAGIVLFEMLSGAHPFAQAERSARGARAARVVGPPSLEGCPRLGALAPDVRTELVALVAALLDNRPDRRPTALAAARTLSRLFDTIGAPASHDPSREKARTADPAPFLPGHLAAPTLIEEPRFKPTPESTVSVTDAELVSIGPTPPPIPANARATLALAPPPGLALAAQAAPGPGRPQPAPMGSPRAARTLPLGRSYADLLPEPVLPLSRVVQPSPAAPASEPARPEPPRPYLASPPWGSIGLAAIVAIVAITVAIIAPYGRAATQGRSATHGLSAGASSPALDGSLAPR; encoded by the coding sequence ATGAGCCCACGACAGACCCCTCCTCCCCTCCCCGCCCATGCGCCCGTCCTCGGCAACGTCCCGTTCCAGCGCGGAGAGATCCTCCGGAGCGGCGGCGGTGAGTACATCGTACGCGGCATGCTCGGCCGCGGGGGCATGGCCCAGGTGCTCGACGTCGAGGATCGTGTGCTCGGCAAGCGCTTCGCCCTCAAGGTCCTCGACGCCCACCTCGCGCGAGACCCCGCGAGCGTCGAACGCTTCGAGCGAGAGGCGCGAGCGCTCGCCAAGCTCGATCACCCGAACCTGGTCGCGGTCGTTCGACTCGATCACACGGTGGGCCCTGCGCCCAGGCCGTTCTTCCTGATGGAGCGGCTGCGCGGCGGCACGCTCCGCGAGCACATCGATCGCGGCCCGATGCCGATCGACCGCGTGCTCGAGCTCGGGGACGGTCTGTTCCGAGCGCTCGACTACGTCCACCGCCGGCAGCTCCTCCATCGCGACGTGAAGCCATCGAACGTGTTCGTGCACCGCGACACGTACGGAGAAGAGCGCGCGAAGCTCCTCGATTTCGGGGTCATGAAGCTCATGCTCGAGAAGGACGCCCAGACCGGGTTCTTCGGAACGGCGCACTACGCCGCGCCCGAGCAGCTGGAGGCGGGCGGGCAGCTCGGCCCCGCGACCGACGTGTACTCCGCGGGGATCGTGCTCTTCGAGATGCTCTCGGGCGCTCACCCCTTCGCGCAGGCCGAGCGATCGGCGCGGGGCGCACGGGCCGCGCGCGTCGTGGGGCCTCCTTCGCTCGAAGGATGCCCGAGGCTCGGGGCGCTCGCCCCGGACGTGCGCACGGAGCTCGTGGCCCTCGTCGCCGCGCTGCTCGACAACCGCCCCGACCGCCGCCCGACGGCCCTCGCGGCCGCGCGGACGCTGAGCAGGCTCTTCGACACGATCGGCGCTCCTGCGAGCCACGACCCATCGCGAGAGAAGGCGCGCACGGCCGACCCGGCCCCCTTCCTGCCGGGCCACCTCGCCGCGCCGACACTCATCGAGGAGCCCCGCTTCAAGCCGACGCCCGAGAGCACGGTCTCGGTGACCGACGCGGAGCTCGTCTCGATTGGACCGACTCCGCCCCCCATACCGGCGAACGCGCGGGCCACGCTGGCGCTCGCGCCTCCGCCAGGGCTCGCCCTCGCCGCGCAGGCTGCCCCCGGGCCCGGGAGGCCCCAGCCCGCGCCCATGGGCTCCCCGCGCGCCGCGCGCACGCTCCCGCTCGGTCGCTCCTACGCCGATCTCCTCCCGGAGCCCGTGCTGCCGCTCTCCCGCGTGGTGCAGCCGTCGCCGGCAGCGCCCGCCTCCGAGCCCGCTCGCCCCGAGCCTCCGCGACCGTACCTCGCCTCTCCCCCGTGGGGCTCGATCGGCCTCGCCGCCATCGTGGCCATCGTGGCCATCACGGTCGCCATCATCGCTCCCTACGGGCGCGCGGCGACCCAAGGCCGCTCGGCGACCCACGGGCTCTCCGCCGGGGCGAGCTCCCCGGCCCTCGACGGGAGCCTCGCCCCTCGGTGA
- a CDS encoding thiamine pyrophosphate-dependent dehydrogenase E1 component subunit alpha, with protein sequence MTTIPLAPKGAEDEKLSPELLLQIHSHMLTGRVLEERLITMYRQGDGYFWIGGPGEEAFNVPLGMLVHKGEGIAYDYLHLHYRSSGTLVAMGADPVDSLRQMKNTASDPYSGGRNFASHYSVKKWNVVPISSPIEVQYSMATGTAIAQKRAGSNGITIVQGGDAGTAEGDFATCLVWSSRKGHEAPVLIIVTNNCYGISTPWEGQHGEERVSDRGKAFGMPTATIDGNDVETSYHAIKKAMDYVRTEKKPFLLEAMVSRLHGHSSASGANFVTQERDCLKEFEAKLEARGLRTRKEMDDMRAKLTQELLEASKRVREEPQPEGKTIYDHIFADKNYVAGER encoded by the coding sequence ATGACGACGATCCCGCTCGCGCCGAAGGGCGCCGAAGACGAGAAGCTCTCCCCCGAGCTGCTCCTCCAAATCCACTCGCACATGCTCACGGGCCGCGTGCTCGAAGAGCGCCTCATCACGATGTACCGCCAAGGGGACGGGTACTTCTGGATCGGGGGACCCGGCGAAGAGGCGTTCAACGTGCCGCTCGGCATGCTCGTGCACAAGGGGGAGGGGATCGCGTACGACTACCTCCACCTTCATTACCGCTCGAGCGGGACGCTCGTGGCCATGGGCGCCGATCCGGTCGACTCGCTCCGCCAGATGAAGAACACGGCGAGCGACCCCTACTCGGGCGGCCGCAACTTCGCGAGCCACTACTCTGTGAAGAAGTGGAACGTCGTGCCGATCTCGTCGCCCATCGAGGTCCAGTACTCGATGGCCACGGGCACAGCGATCGCCCAGAAGCGCGCCGGGTCGAACGGCATCACGATCGTCCAGGGTGGCGACGCCGGCACCGCCGAGGGCGACTTCGCGACGTGCCTCGTGTGGAGCTCGCGCAAAGGCCACGAGGCGCCGGTGCTCATCATCGTCACGAACAACTGCTACGGCATCTCGACGCCGTGGGAGGGCCAGCACGGCGAGGAGCGCGTGAGCGATCGCGGCAAGGCCTTCGGGATGCCCACGGCCACGATCGACGGCAACGACGTCGAGACCTCGTACCACGCCATCAAGAAGGCGATGGACTACGTGCGCACCGAGAAAAAGCCCTTCCTCCTCGAGGCGATGGTGTCGCGCCTCCACGGGCACTCGTCGGCCTCCGGCGCCAATTTCGTCACCCAAGAGCGCGATTGCCTCAAAGAATTCGAGGCCAAGCTCGAGGCGCGTGGTCTCCGCACCCGCAAGGAGATGGACGACATGCGGGCCAAGCTCACCCAGGAGCTCCTCGAGGCGAGCAAGCGGGTCCGCGAGGAGCCGCAGCCCGAAGGAAAGACCATTTACGATCACATCTTCGCCGACAAAAACTACGTCGCAGGAGAGCGCTGA
- a CDS encoding DUF1501 domain-containing protein: protein MSTYTRRDVVRMFSASSLAALVGARLEHEARADAKPARAKSLVVLWMNGGQSHVDTWDPKPGTPQGGPHKAIKTATPGLSISEHMPELARLSQKLCVVRGLVHKEGNHQRANALLHTSYSPTPTVEHPSLGGWVSKRLGPTPRGLPAFVSLGGPSHSAGFFGVQHGPFVLQKPGGLPQNVTHAPQVDDRRFASRLGLLEQLEADFAARTGDAKVEGRRALTSQAVALMRCPDLPAFDLANVPKATLAAFGDTDFGRGCLVASRLVGAGTRYVEVALDGWDTHVDNFGRTKKLMGTLDAGFSALLRELDQRGLLASTTIALLTDFGRTPRINGNDGRDHHPQASSLVLAGAGIRAGQVHGETDAEGGKVVKGAVTVPSVVATLATVMGLDPGDTAMSPAGRPIALADAGTPVRELLA, encoded by the coding sequence ATGTCGACTTACACACGCCGCGACGTCGTCCGAATGTTCTCTGCGAGCTCGCTCGCTGCCCTCGTGGGCGCGCGCCTCGAGCACGAAGCCCGCGCCGACGCGAAGCCCGCCCGCGCGAAGTCGCTCGTCGTGCTCTGGATGAACGGCGGACAGAGCCACGTCGACACCTGGGATCCGAAGCCGGGCACGCCCCAAGGGGGCCCGCACAAGGCGATCAAAACGGCGACTCCGGGGCTCTCGATCAGCGAGCACATGCCGGAGCTCGCGAGGCTCTCGCAGAAGCTCTGCGTCGTGCGGGGGCTCGTCCACAAGGAGGGCAATCATCAGCGCGCGAACGCCCTCCTCCACACGAGCTATTCACCCACACCCACGGTCGAGCACCCGTCGCTCGGTGGCTGGGTAAGCAAGCGGCTCGGGCCGACGCCGCGGGGGTTGCCCGCGTTCGTGAGCCTCGGAGGGCCGAGCCATTCGGCCGGGTTCTTCGGCGTCCAGCACGGCCCGTTCGTGCTGCAGAAGCCGGGTGGTCTCCCCCAGAACGTGACCCACGCGCCCCAGGTCGACGACCGCAGGTTCGCGTCTCGCCTCGGCCTGCTCGAGCAGCTCGAGGCCGACTTCGCGGCGCGCACGGGCGACGCCAAGGTCGAGGGGCGACGCGCGCTCACGTCGCAGGCCGTCGCGCTCATGCGCTGCCCCGATCTGCCCGCGTTCGACCTCGCGAACGTCCCCAAGGCCACCCTCGCGGCATTCGGCGACACCGACTTCGGCCGCGGGTGCCTCGTCGCCTCGCGGCTCGTCGGCGCGGGGACACGCTACGTCGAGGTGGCCCTCGACGGGTGGGACACGCACGTCGACAATTTCGGCCGCACGAAGAAGCTCATGGGCACGCTCGACGCCGGCTTCTCGGCGCTCCTCCGCGAGCTCGATCAGAGAGGGCTCCTCGCCTCCACCACGATCGCGCTCCTCACGGACTTCGGCCGTACGCCGCGCATCAACGGAAACGACGGTCGCGACCACCACCCGCAGGCCTCGAGCCTCGTGCTCGCGGGCGCAGGAATCCGCGCCGGGCAGGTGCACGGCGAGACCGACGCGGAGGGCGGCAAGGTGGTGAAGGGGGCCGTCACCGTCCCGTCCGTCGTGGCGACCCTCGCGACCGTGATGGGCCTCGACCCGGGCGACACGGCGATGTCCCCGGCGGGGCGCCCGATCGCCCTGGCGGACGCGGGCACGCCCGTTCGAGAGCTCCTGGCCTAG
- a CDS encoding DUF1275 domain-containing protein — MNVALFEPKEVFLRRNLVSWAALCFASGAVNAGALQACRRLITHVTGIATRIGADVGQWKLLIEYAIVLNAFLFGALAASFWIVKRVRRGVGPAYAVPLFAVAGLLVITASLGRAGAFGPFGTTVETAGDFVLLALLAFASGLQNASIGLATGSLVRTTHMTGPATDMAVHFGNFLWGRPEMRPDALRHVGLRALKLTSFIFGGVVAALTADKLQYFVFLLAVPPITFAALRSLIEPAGQAVAEATPISQATPDV, encoded by the coding sequence ATGAACGTAGCCCTTTTCGAGCCGAAAGAGGTCTTTCTTCGCCGGAACCTCGTGAGCTGGGCGGCCTTGTGCTTCGCGTCGGGGGCGGTCAACGCCGGGGCGCTCCAAGCGTGCCGCCGCCTCATCACGCACGTCACGGGCATCGCCACCCGCATCGGGGCCGACGTCGGCCAGTGGAAGCTCCTCATCGAGTACGCGATCGTGCTGAACGCCTTTCTGTTCGGTGCGCTCGCGGCAAGCTTCTGGATCGTCAAGCGTGTGCGTCGGGGCGTCGGGCCCGCGTACGCCGTGCCGCTGTTCGCCGTGGCTGGGCTCCTCGTGATCACCGCGTCGCTCGGGCGAGCGGGCGCCTTCGGCCCCTTCGGGACCACGGTGGAGACGGCCGGCGACTTCGTGCTCCTCGCGCTGCTCGCGTTCGCGAGCGGCCTGCAGAATGCATCGATTGGCCTGGCGACGGGGTCGCTCGTTCGCACCACGCACATGACGGGCCCCGCGACCGACATGGCCGTCCACTTCGGGAATTTTTTGTGGGGTCGCCCGGAGATGAGGCCGGACGCTCTCCGGCACGTCGGGCTCCGCGCTCTCAAGCTTACGTCCTTCATTTTCGGCGGCGTCGTCGCGGCGCTCACGGCCGACAAGCTCCAGTACTTCGTCTTTCTGTTGGCGGTGCCGCCGATCACGTTCGCCGCGCTTCGCAGCTTGATCGAGCCTGCCGGCCAGGCCGTGGCCGAGGCGACGCCGATAAGCCAAGCGACCCCCGACGTCTGA